Proteins encoded within one genomic window of Triticum aestivum cultivar Chinese Spring chromosome 2D, IWGSC CS RefSeq v2.1, whole genome shotgun sequence:
- the LOC543331 gene encoding probable inactive UDP-arabinopyranose mutase 2 isoform X1: MSLEVHDSEVDIVIAALQPNLTSFFQAWQPFFSRFDIIVVKDPELAADLQIPSGFNVKVYTKSDIDGLLGATTINFSGHSCRYFGYLVSRKKYVISIDDNCLPAKDPAGMTVDAVTQHMINLKTPATPFFFNTLYDPYRKGADFVRGYPFSLREGVECMLSCGLWLHNADYDPMTHVVKRNQRNTNYVDAVMTVPLGAMFPVSGINVAFNREVLGPVMFPGLRIRKEGKHRWDTLEDIWNGLCAKVVCDSLGYGVKTGLPYVMRSDAEAGKALESLKEWEGVKVMDDVLPFFESLKLSRTAVTVDDCVKELAGIVKQKLAPKNAIFAKAADVMEEWTKLWKSHGAQNA, encoded by the coding sequence ATGTCTTTGGAGGTTCACGATAGCGAGGTTGACATTGTGATTGCAGCACTACAGCCCAACCTGACCTCTTTCTTTCAGGCGTGGCAGCCATTTTTCTCCCGGTTTGACATCATTGTTGTCAAAGATCCAGAGTTGGCAGCAGATCTTCAGATCCCTTCAGGTTTTAATGTGAAGGTTTACACAAAGTCTGACATTGATGGACTGCTTGGTGCCACAACCATCAACTTCTCTGGCCATTCATGCCGTTACTTTGGGTACCTTGTCTCACGCAAGAAGTATGTCATCTCAATTGACGACAACTGCCTCCCAGCAAAGGACCCTGCTGGGATGACTGTGGATGCTGTTACACAGCACATGATCAATTTGAAGACACCTGccacacctttcttcttcaacacacTGTATGACCCATACCGCAAGGGTGCTGACTTTGTCCGTGGATACCCATTCAGCCTGCGTGAGGGGGTTGAATGCATGCTCTCATGTGGTCTCTGGCTGCACAATGCGGACTATGACCCAATGACACATGTCGTGAAGCGGAACCAACGCAACACAAACTATGTGGATGCTGTGATGACAGTTCCACTCGGTGCGATGTTCCCTGTGAGCGGGATAAATGTTGCATTCAACCGTGAGGTTCTGGGGCCCGTGATGTTCCCTGGCCTGCGGATTCGCAAGGAAGGGAAGCACAGGTGGGACACCCTTGAAGACATATGGAATGGCCTGTGTGCCAAGGTGGTCTGCGACAGCCTGGGTTACGGCGTGAAGACCGGTCTGCCTTATGTGATGAGAAGTGATGCAGAGGCAGGCAAGGCCTTGGAGAGCCTCAAAGAGTGGGAAGGGGTGAAAGTGATGGATGATGTCCTTCCCTTCTTTGAGTCGCTCAAGCTATCAAGGACCGCAGTTACTGTCGATGACTGCGTTAAGGAGCTAGCTGGCATTGTGAAGCAGAAGCTGGCGCCAAAGAATGCAATCTTCGCCAAAGCTGCCGATGTCATGGAGGAATGGACCAAGCTCTGGAAATCTCATGGAGCTCAGAACGCGTAA
- the LOC543331 gene encoding probable inactive UDP-arabinopyranose mutase 2 isoform X2, translating into MRPAPTLLALTLDAALLRIATLRDLSRLPDHILVDLFRRTLSAGKLTERVLKLFLATDCEEIILLVQLLNIKQPLIPVLPTILVHDSEVDIVIAALQPNLTSFFQAWQPFFSRFDIIVVKDPELAADLQIPSGFNVKVYTKSDIDGLLGATTINFSGHSCRYFGYLVSRKKYVISIDDNCLPAKDPAGMTVDAVTQHMINLKTPATPFFFNTLYDPYRKGADFVRGYPFSLREGVECMLSCGLWLHNADYDPMTHVVKRNQRNTNYVDAVMTVPLGAMFPVSGINVAFNREVLGPVMFPGLRIRKEGKHRWDTLEDIWNGLCAKVVCDSLGYGVKTGLPYVMRSDAEAGKALESLKEWEGVKVMDDVLPFFESLKLSRTAVTVDDCVKELAGIVKQKLAPKNAIFAKAADVMEEWTKLWKSHGAQNA; encoded by the exons ATGCGCCCCGCCCCCACCCTGCTCGCCCTCACCCTCGACGCCGCGCTCCTCCGCATCGCCACCCTCCGCGACCTCTCCCGCCTCCCCGACCACATCCTCGTCGACCTCTTCCGC AGAACACTTAGTGCTGGTAAGCTGACAGAGAGAGTCCTCAAGTTGTTTCTGGCAACCGACTGCGAGGAGATCATCTTGCTTGTTCAGCTCCTCAACATTAAGCAGCCACTTATACCGGTCCTTCCTACGA TTCTA GTTCACGATAGCGAGGTTGACATTGTGATTGCAGCACTACAGCCCAACCTGACCTCTTTCTTTCAGGCGTGGCAGCCATTTTTCTCCCGGTTTGACATCATTGTTGTCAAAGATCCAGAGTTGGCAGCAGATCTTCAGATCCCTTCAGGTTTTAATGTGAAGGTTTACACAAAGTCTGACATTGATGGACTGCTTGGTGCCACAACCATCAACTTCTCTGGCCATTCATGCCGTTACTTTGGGTACCTTGTCTCACGCAAGAAGTATGTCATCTCAATTGACGACAACTGCCTCCCAGCAAAGGACCCTGCTGGGATGACTGTGGATGCTGTTACACAGCACATGATCAATTTGAAGACACCTGccacacctttcttcttcaacacacTGTATGACCCATACCGCAAGGGTGCTGACTTTGTCCGTGGATACCCATTCAGCCTGCGTGAGGGGGTTGAATGCATGCTCTCATGTGGTCTCTGGCTGCACAATGCGGACTATGACCCAATGACACATGTCGTGAAGCGGAACCAACGCAACACAAACTATGTGGATGCTGTGATGACAGTTCCACTCGGTGCGATGTTCCCTGTGAGCGGGATAAATGTTGCATTCAACCGTGAGGTTCTGGGGCCCGTGATGTTCCCTGGCCTGCGGATTCGCAAGGAAGGGAAGCACAGGTGGGACACCCTTGAAGACATATGGAATGGCCTGTGTGCCAAGGTGGTCTGCGACAGCCTGGGTTACGGCGTGAAGACCGGTCTGCCTTATGTGATGAGAAGTGATGCAGAGGCAGGCAAGGCCTTGGAGAGCCTCAAAGAGTGGGAAGGGGTGAAAGTGATGGATGATGTCCTTCCCTTCTTTGAGTCGCTCAAGCTATCAAGGACCGCAGTTACTGTCGATGACTGCGTTAAGGAGCTAGCTGGCATTGTGAAGCAGAAGCTGGCGCCAAAGAATGCAATCTTCGCCAAAGCTGCCGATGTCATGGAGGAATGGACCAAGCTCTGGAAATCTCATGGAGCTCAGAACGCGTAA